The DNA sequence GCGACCCGGGGCGAGGCGCCGGCGGCGGCCGTCCGGCCCCGGGTGGCGACGGCGCCGATGATGCTGCTCCGCGCCGAGTACGCGATGCGCGGCGTCCCCTCGGTGCCCGACGAGGTGCTCGTCGAGATCGTGGACGAGGTGTTCCTGCCCCTGGTGCGCGGCCACGGCTGACCCGGCGCCGACCCGTACGGCGTGACCGGTGGCGAGCCGGCGGGGCGTGCCGGCCCGCCATTGGGTTCGCGGTCAGCAGTTGCGCAGCGTCGGGGACTGGTTCAGCAGTTGACCGCGGCTGGAGGTGAACCGGCGGTACGCCTCGGAGCCGGCGGCGGACGGCCGGAACGCCGCCACCCGGTGACAGTTCTGGAACGCCAGCCGCACCCCGAAGTGGCGCTCCAGACCGGCGCGGATCGCGTCGCTGGCCAGCGCGCGCAGCAGTTGCCCGCGCTCGGTCTCACCCGGCGGCGGGACGACGTTGTCGGCGAAGTCGGCGTCGGACGTCGCCAGGTCGGCGACCACCCGGCCGACGGTCTCCCAGGCGTACGGCAGGGAGTCGCGGACGCAGGCGACGAACGCCTCCTCGTCGACGGGGCCGGACTCGGCGGCACGGAGCAGGGCGGGCGGAACGGTGAGCGACATGTCTCCTCCACTTCCGGAAACGACAACCGTTTCCAATAAGCTGACGTGGGTGAGCACATCACGCACGGTTCGGCCCGGTCAAGCACCGCCACACGCGAAGCGGCGGACGGGCCCGAGGCCCGTCCGCCGCCGTCGGCGTGACGCGGGTCAGCCCAGGTGCGCCTCGATCGCCGCGACGACCCGGGGACGCAGCTCGGCGGCGCGGATCACCGCGTCCACGGAACCGACCTCGACGGCACGCTGGATGCTGTGCACCCGGTCGAACTCCGCGGCCACCTCGCCCAGCTTCTCGGCCCGCACCGACGACCGCAGCTCGTCCAGCTCCCCGGTGAGCGTCGCGCGCCCGGTGCCGGCGGCGGCCCCGACCCGGCTCTCCAGCTCGCGTACCCGGGGATCGGCGGCGGTGCGCGCGGCGACCTCGCC is a window from the Micromonospora sp. DSM 45708 genome containing:
- a CDS encoding SCO5389 family protein is translated as MSLTVPPALLRAAESGPVDEEAFVACVRDSLPYAWETVGRVVADLATSDADFADNVVPPPGETERGQLLRALASDAIRAGLERHFGVRLAFQNCHRVAAFRPSAAGSEAYRRFTSSRGQLLNQSPTLRNC